The Candidatus Beckwithbacteria bacterium genomic interval TTATACCAGCTTAAATATATCTAGAAGCAAGTTAAAAATTAATTAGGTTAGTACCTTTCTATCAGATATAATAATGACATGCTGAAAAAACGAATTAGTATTGATTTAGGAACTGCTAATTGTCTGGTTTATGTAGAAAAAAAAGGCATTGTGCTTAACGAGCCTTCAGTGGTGGCAGTTTCGATGTTTGATCACAAAGTAGTGGCAGTAGGCTATGAAGCTAAAGAAATGCTGGGCCGAACACCTGGCAATATTGTGGCCAAGCGACCGATGCGGGATGGGGTAATTGCCGATTATGTGATTACCGAAGCTATGTTGCGCTACTTTATCCAAAAAACCTGTGGCCGATCTATGCTGTTTAAACCAGAAGTTTTGATTTGTATTCCGGCAGGAGCTACCCAAGTGGAAAAACGAGCCGTCGAAGATGCTACTATCGCGGCCGGAGCTTCAGTAGCTTATATTATTCAAGAGCCGTTGGCGGCGGCTATTGGTGCCGGTATTCCTATTGGTGAAGCTTCAGGCAATATGATTTTGGATATTGGTGGTGGAGCAGCTGAGTCAGCCGTTATTTCTTTGGGGGGAGTCGTAGCTCATAAATCAGTACGAGTAGGAGGCAATAAGTTAGATGATGCTTTGATTTCTTGGATTCGTAAACACCATAATTTGACTATTGGTGAAACCACAGCTGAAGATGTTAAACTCAAAATCGGCTCAGCTTTAAAAGTCAATAAAGCCAAAACATACCTTATTAAAGGTAGGGATACGGTCAATGGTTTACCTAGGCGTCTTGAAATTAGTACTAATGAACTAGTTGAGGCTTATAGTCCAGTGCTACACCAAATTGTGACCATGGTTAAAAAAGTACTGGAAGAAGTACCACCAGAATTGTCTTCAGATATTATTGACAAAGGTATTGTGATGACAGGTGGAACCAGCATGTTAGAAAATTTTGACAAACTTTTAGCCCAGGAGATTGGAATTCCCTGTTACGGCGCCGAAGATGCTTTATTTTGTGTAGCTAAAGGTACCGGAGTAGTACTGGAGAATTTAGATATGTATAAGCGAAGTTTATCAAGAAGATAATTATTACAAAATTAATAGCAGAAAGTAGCGAATGAAACGATCTGAAATTTTGCAAAATATTAAACGACATTGTAAAACTGAATATGCTCAAGTTGATTGCTGGGTGCATGGCATTAGCCATGTCCAGCGAGTGGTTAAGAATGGTCGGGTTCTCGCTAAAGCCGAGAAGCTTAAACCCAAAGATCAGTTTTTGGTTGAATTGGCTTGCTGGCTTCATGATATTGGTCGAGCCGGTGAAGAAAGCGGTTTGCTATTTTTACAAAGCAATCATGCTGAAGTTTCCTATCAAAAAAGCAAAGAACTATTGCAACCTTTTGCCAGACATATTGGCCGTGAATCTTTATATAAGGTGCTTCAGGCTATTAGAGAACACAGTTTGCCCATGCTTAAACATCCAGAAAACCAAATTGCTTGTATCTTGTTGGATGCTGATCGGGGAGCGGGCCTTAATGTGATTGGAATTTTTACGATGCTGGTTTATCTGCAAATTGTTGATCGTCCTTTAGTTTCTTCTCAAACTCAAGCTCGGGCGATGTTACCGGCATTAACCCAAGAGCTGATTGAAAAAAATAAGATTGAAGCAGCAATTGAGCGTTTAGAATTTTTCAAAGGTTGGTATTATGGCTTTGAAAAGCAACCTTTAACCAATGCTCGAGTGGCTCCACTCTATACTAAATCAGCTCCCAAATTGTATGCTAAAGGAATAAAGGAAATTGAAACATATATTAATACATTGCAACAATTACAAAATAGGCAGTAATTTTGTAACCAATCGTTATGCATCAAAAAATATCAGTATTAGGAGTAGAAGTTTCTCAACTCAATCAGCAAACCGTAGTTCCAGAAATTTTAAAACTGGTAATGAGCAAAAAATCTGTCCATATTGTGACTCCAAACCCAGAACATATTGTTCAAGCTCAAGAAGATATAGCTTTTAAAACTGCTTTAAACCAAGCTGATATTGCTATACCTGATGGAATTGGTTTAGTTTGGGCCATGAAAAGAAAAAGTTCAGCCCAAAAGATTGAGAGAGTAACCGGAGTTGATTTAATGCTAGAGCTTTGTAAAGTAGCAGAAGAAAAAGGTTGGATTGTTGGTTTACTTGGAGGGGCTTCAGGCGTGGCTAAGCAAACAAAACAGTGCTTACTGGATCAATTACCATCACTTAAAGTAATAGTCTTACCATATAACATTGCGTTTTCTGATAAAGATTTGAACAAACAGCTTGCTCAAAAAATAGCTGCTAAGCATATTGATGTTTTATTTGTAGCTTTAGGAGCGCCAAAACAAGAACTATTTATATCTAAATATATCAACTATATGAGTACACTCAAAATTGCCATGGGTGTTGGGGGAGCTTTTGATGTGATTTCTGGTCGGCTCAAACGACCGCCTGTCTGGTTACAAAGATTAGGTTTAGAATGGTTATTTCGACTATACCAAGAACCATGGCGATGGAAACGGCAAACGAGATTGGTAGAGTTTGTGTGGAGAGTTTTACTGAGTAAGTAATTAACTGACACAAGATTTAGATTTATCTTCTTCCAGTTTATGCAGCGCAAAAACTTTATTAAAGTCAAAGAAGATTTTACCTGCGAGCATTGTGGATACCATGTCATTGGGACTGGTTACACCGACCATTGCCCACAATGTCTTTTTGGTAAGCATGTTGATCTTGTTATCCCTGGCGATCGATTAGCAGCCTGTAGAGGCTTGCTGGAACCCATTGGCTTACAGACAGTCAATAGTAAGCAGCAGATTATTTTCCGTTGTCAAACATGTAAACAAATCAAATATTGCAAAGTTGCTCCCAATGATAATCAAGATATTTTAGTAAACTTACAGCCAGGTAGAATGCGATAATATTTAAGCTTGGCTATTGGTTTTTGGAGTAATGCCAAGTAGATAGAGGACTGCCTCTTTTTTGTAGCGGCGGTCTCCTCTAGAATTGATTCTAATGGCTGGGAGCTTGCCCCGCTTGCCCCAACGTTTCAAGGTTAGGGGTGAAACTCGAAGCAAATCAGCGACTTCGCGAACGGTTAATAAATCCGGCAAATCATCAATAGAGACTCTTTTACGACCTACTGTTTTAGGTTTTGATATGGTTTGATCTTCCATAGACTCATCCTTTCTGATATTTACTATGATAATACTTAAATCAGAATAACAAAATGATAATTAGTATGTCAATTAGGAAAAGAAACCTAGCTTAAATTTATGCGAAAAATGTGTAATAAATAGGAATTGTAAAAGAGTGTAGACTTATTTATTATTACTATAATAATCGCTCTTTAAATCTTTGATGGGTTTCTAGTCTGATTTTTTTTAAAAAGGAGGTGATGATTATGGAAATCCGATGTAGAAAGGAAATTGCTATGCATATCGGTAAGCAAGAAGCTACCAAAGTAGTACTTAGTAATCTAAATAAACTAAGTCATGCACAATTCTCCCGACAATCTTACGGTCTAGAAAAAGCTCTTTCAAAAGTAGGCAACCAACTGAGTGGTTTAAGGTCAGTGACATTACTTTAAAAAATAGCGCAATATATAGTTGAGACTAGAACCCAAGATCTTGACCGAGCGATTTTTACATAACTGCCAATGGCAGTTTTTTTGTGCCCATTTTTGAAAGTGTTTTAGTCAAAAAAAGACGCTCTATAGAGAGCGTCTTTTATATGTTTACAAAATAAGCTGAACTTATTTTAGCTCAACTTGAGCACCAGCTTCTTCTAAAACCTTCTTGGCGTTTTCAGCATCTTCTTTCTTGGCCCCTTCCAAAATTGGTTTAGGAGCAGCTTCGACTAAATCTTTAGCTTCTTTCAGACCTAGGTCTGGTAAGACAACTCGGACAGCTTTAATGACACCAATTTTGTTGGCACCAGCTGCAGCTAAAATAACGTCAAATTCAGTTTTTTCCTCAGCGGCGGCTTCGCCACCAGCTGCAGGAGCACCAGCGGCTGCAACAGCGACTGGAGCAGCAGCAGAAACTCCAAATTTTTCTTCCAAAGCTTTAACTAAAT includes:
- a CDS encoding rod shape-determining protein yields the protein MLKKRISIDLGTANCLVYVEKKGIVLNEPSVVAVSMFDHKVVAVGYEAKEMLGRTPGNIVAKRPMRDGVIADYVITEAMLRYFIQKTCGRSMLFKPEVLICIPAGATQVEKRAVEDATIAAGASVAYIIQEPLAAAIGAGIPIGEASGNMILDIGGGAAESAVISLGGVVAHKSVRVGGNKLDDALISWIRKHHNLTIGETTAEDVKLKIGSALKVNKAKTYLIKGRDTVNGLPRRLEISTNELVEAYSPVLHQIVTMVKKVLEEVPPELSSDIIDKGIVMTGGTSMLENFDKLLAQEIGIPCYGAEDALFCVAKGTGVVLENLDMYKRSLSRR
- a CDS encoding HD domain-containing protein, which codes for MKRSEILQNIKRHCKTEYAQVDCWVHGISHVQRVVKNGRVLAKAEKLKPKDQFLVELACWLHDIGRAGEESGLLFLQSNHAEVSYQKSKELLQPFARHIGRESLYKVLQAIREHSLPMLKHPENQIACILLDADRGAGLNVIGIFTMLVYLQIVDRPLVSSQTQARAMLPALTQELIEKNKIEAAIERLEFFKGWYYGFEKQPLTNARVAPLYTKSAPKLYAKGIKEIETYINTLQQLQNRQ
- a CDS encoding WecB/TagA/CpsF family glycosyltransferase; amino-acid sequence: MHQKISVLGVEVSQLNQQTVVPEILKLVMSKKSVHIVTPNPEHIVQAQEDIAFKTALNQADIAIPDGIGLVWAMKRKSSAQKIERVTGVDLMLELCKVAEEKGWIVGLLGGASGVAKQTKQCLLDQLPSLKVIVLPYNIAFSDKDLNKQLAQKIAAKHIDVLFVALGAPKQELFISKYINYMSTLKIAMGVGGAFDVISGRLKRPPVWLQRLGLEWLFRLYQEPWRWKRQTRLVEFVWRVLLSK
- a CDS encoding RNHCP domain-containing protein — its product is MQRKNFIKVKEDFTCEHCGYHVIGTGYTDHCPQCLFGKHVDLVIPGDRLAACRGLLEPIGLQTVNSKQQIIFRCQTCKQIKYCKVAPNDNQDILVNLQPGRMR
- a CDS encoding helix-turn-helix domain-containing protein, producing the protein MDDLPDLLTVREVADLLRVSPLTLKRWGKRGKLPAIRINSRGDRRYKKEAVLYLLGITPKTNSQA
- the rplL gene encoding 50S ribosomal protein L7/L12 — encoded protein: MADDQTNAQEAPKEEVKEEAKVQVSDKLAKIMEQIEGLTVLELADLVKALEEKFGVSAAAPVAVAAAGAPAAGGEAAAEEKTEFDVILAAAGANKIGVIKAVRVVLPDLGLKEAKDLVEAAPKPILEGAKKEDAENAKKVLEEAGAQVELK